The genomic segment TCCTCAAGTAATGGCATCGCCACGAATAGATACCTCAAATAGGTGCATCATTCACTTTaggtaaataaatagaaaactcTGTGTTCccattgagaggaaaaaaagaagtaacGGGCCCGTTTCAACTCGGCAGTTAACCAAAACAGGAGTAGGATactgaaacaagaaaaaaagtctctaGGATGAATTAAAGTGTTTTTCGAATAGGTTTGCTTCGCAGTAATATAGATGATCCCATATTATGTGGAAAATATATCTTCAATGATAATTATCGTTTCAGTCAACTTGCCCCACGATTTTGTTGATGTTTCAAGTAGCTGTATGTGTCTTATTTGTTCTACCCTGTCTGCCTTGATTCTTGCAATTTTGCAGCATATCTCGATAATACAAATTCTTATTTTGTGTGAAAGTCCAGTTTCACTTGATGTAAATTCGAATGAAATGTGCACAAACAAAACTGGCCATTCTTTGCAGAAACACTTCGTGGACAGTTACAAAGTAGATGGGACTTCGGACAGGCACTTGACAAAATTCTCTGGATCGACTCTGGATTTGTCTGAGATGGGAGCAGCTCTTTGAATGTTTTAAATGCCAGTGTCATATTGAGTGTAAAAATACCGCTGGTCTGCAGTGATGTATCTCAACTTTCCATAGCTGACCTCATGCATTTCGTATTTATGCCAGTCGAGAGTGAATCAGCGGCATCTCATTGGGGTGCAGCCAAGTCGTGTGCAATGTTTTTGGTCTTGATTGCTTCATAACACAATTTAACAACAATCAACAGCTCCACACTGACTAAATCCTTCACAATCCTTTCACAGAATTTTATACACATCCCTAGTTGGTTTCAAGTTGCACCATTTCCTCTTTGGAGTGACCATATACAGCTAgcatgatataaaaaaaaatacccacagTCTACAAATGCATCACAGCTTGGTTACAATGTTTGGAACAGTCACATTGTAAATATTGTAAGTGTGGATTCGTAGCAGTTGAGGCAAAAACTGTGATTATTTGTCAGATACAATGGCTATGTACTCTTACAGTGTTTAACATGGGCTGCTTTATACCTCAGCTTCAGAAAGGGACTTCTCTTTGCTTCGACTGGTGACCATTGAGTTTGTATAGGTGTACGAGCGGGAAATCTCTTCCTGGAAAGCAGTCTCCAGTACCTTCAGGATGGACTTACGAACTTTATCTTTGAAATCTTGTCCCATGAAGACATAGAGCAGCGGATTGAGGCAACTGTTGAGATAAGCTAGACTGGTGGCTATTGGGACCCCGATAGTGATGACGTGGTCCAATACTTCACTCTCATAATCAGTCATGTGATTGACCAACTCGATCAGAGCTAGAATGTGATAGGGAGCCCAGCACAGGAAAAAAGTGGCAATGACGGCAGCGATGATCTTGAAGGGGCGACTCGACTGACTGGCCAGGGTCCGGTTCCTACGGAGGCGGTGGATTATCACGGCGTAACAGGACACGATGACGGTGAAGGGGATGACAAATCCCAGAAAGAAGCGAGTCATGGTCATGGCCTGATGGCGGAAGTATCGCACCTGGGTCACTTGTGGCGTGACATAATCATCAGAGAAGGCAAAGTTATTGAAGCAGTTGATGATTTGGTCATTGTTGTATGACGGCCCGGTGTCCCTGAAGATGAAGTAAGGAGTGCTCAGGATTAGGGCCAGGAGCCAAACACCCAGGCTCACACAGGATGCCTTCTGCACGCTGCGATAGTTCTGAGCCCACACAGGCCACACCACTGACACGCATCGGTCAACGCTGATCACCATCAGGATGTAGACACTGGCGAACATGTTGAGGAAGCTGATGGTGCTGTTCAGCTTGCACATGAACTTGCCGAAGGGCCAGTGGAAATCCATGGCGGTGTAAGTCACGCTCAAAGGAAGGAATGCTGTGAAGAGGAAGTCGGCCACAGCCAAGTTGAGGAACCAAACGGTGTTGACTGTTTTCTTCATCTTGAATCCAGTGACCCAGATCACCACGCCGTTTCCCAACACGCCCAGGACAAAAGCCAGGCAGTAGACGATAAGAGACATGATGTTAAGAGATTGCCTCAGCTCGCCGTGGTCGTCACTGTCTTCGTACTCGTCCCCGTCGTCGTAAAACGTGCCATTTGCGATGCTGGCATCAGAAACGTTTATATCATAGTAGGGCGTCGCACCCATTACGTCCATCATTGTCCTGAGACCTGCAACAGAAATACCAAAAATCTAACATATCAATTCGGGCAGAAAAAGTACACAGTTGTAATTttaccagagaaaaaaaaatgtttaaaaataccaATAAATCGATTGCAGTAATCTAATTCAAATTCAGTAATTTACACggcagtagttttttttctttaggaaTATTTCTTCACACTGTATTTGCTTGTACAGTTTTATACAatgattattttacatttaattgTGACCCTCCAACAATAAATTGACGTTATTTCAAGAGTATCTTcatgcaccaccaccccaaccccctccgATGATGACCTCTTTCTATGCGCAACATAATTGCTCTGTGGTGGGAAAATATCTTTCtatgaaaacaaacatgtacCTATAGTTCATAACGGCAGACAACAAGTTGGGCTCATTAGATAAACCACACCGAATGAAAGCACTGAACCAGCGAGCGTGAGCTCCTGCTTAATTAACCCGTCGCAATCAGACCAATTGCTAGTTCCAATTGCCTCTGATTTACttgaaaaacaactaaaaaGAGTGTGTGCTATTGCTCCTAATATAGATGTCGGGTGTcgtttaaaaatatacacattgttttcaaatgaaatcaaatacaaaaacacacaataccTTCTTGTCGTGTAGATGTGTCCGAAGCAGAGCGCTGACTGCTCCTTGCAAGCAGCAAACCTCTCGACCCAGTCTCATGAAAATGTCTGACGTCACCAGCCACATTGAGGCGGGACCACAAGTGCCCCTGAACCTACCCCCACTCCAACACCCCTCCGtgcttttgtcatgtttttgtgcaCCGCGATCCTGTCTTGGAGAGATCAACCATCAACAAGTTTGTCCACACTTGATGAaagataaaacacacacacacaaagtatgtCAGGACAGAGTGATACCGTGTCacaacatgtctttttttttttttttggaatacatATAAGAGCGTTTGTCTTTTGGGAAAAGTCCACAAGTGAAAACAGAAGCACAATCCAGAAAAGTGGTAGGTTGAGATGACAACCTGAGATGGGTGAGGAGCTGCTGTCTCTTCATTTGCACCAATCACAACATGTTTTTCTCATCGTGGGCCGAGCTCAGTTTACTTGAGGTTAACTCTAATTGCTGTGTGCTGACTTTGAAATGACATCTGGGCATGTAGGTAACATTTGTAATGTCCTCTTTTGGTgtgtattggggggggggggtcacagcaGCATCTGTCAATAATTAGGGTTACTGAGCTGTtcgttgggagaaaaaaaaaaatctttgcagcTGTCCACTCCACTTTGGACATTGATGGGTCCGAAGCAAAACAGGCGTGGAAGGACAAAATTACGTCTTTAAAACATTTGCCTGGCTTTGACGGGAGTAGATGAACACTACAAAGTTTTTATTTACACTCTTGACCAGGCacaaatagatagatatgtacTTTGGAGATAGATGGACAACAGATGAAAGCAGCAGATCgaaagatggatggaagaaGGAATGTTgggctgaatgattttgaaaaaaaaaaaatttgccctCTATGTTGTGATCTATTATGCATTTGAcatgaaaaaatgtcaaatttattaTACACGAATGGTCTGGTTTTATCAGGTAGGCTTatgctaaaataaaggcaaataatccatgaattaatatgaaaaaaaaattccgataTTTCAGTTAGAGTTTTTCTCTTGCAGTCTTTTAATCGCGTGTccgcttcatagtgcagaggtcaggggttcaattctggccctggccttcctgtgtggagtttgaatgttctgccCATGCCTGCGTAAGTTTTGTCCAGGTACTCTAGTTTCCACCCATATTCATGAATTGGGAACGTTTTTATCTTCTTTCGCACAACTATTCataactgaacactctaaattatccttcggtgtgtgccctgtgattggctggcaaccagctcagggtgtaccccgcctacttcccaaaGACGGCTATGGTAGGCACCCGCACACCCGgtgccccttgtgaggataagtgaatcagaaattggatggatgtataATTCAGATTAAAGCAgtcatacaaaaaacaaaatctgcagCTTTGTCACTCTGTGTCATTTGAATTCTGTGTCAAATTCACGACTTAAGAAGTGAATTTGTtgagactctctctctctgtctctctctctctctctctctctgtctctctctctatatatatatatatataaaatgtattattatcctcatctcacccctcgggtggtgtccgtccctcattcaggtcgggtcctctaccagaggccaggaagcttgagggttctgcgcagtatccttgctgttcccggaactgcacatttctggactgagatgtccgatgttgttcccgggatctgttgcaaccactcatctagtttgggggtcactgccccaagtgctccgaccaccacaggcacgactgtcacctttaccttccaggctctctccagctcctctctgagcccttgttatttctcgagtttctcatgttccttcttcctgatgtttcatcacttgggaccgctacatccactacaacggctttcctctgccctttatctatgatcacaatatctggttggttcgccattaccatcttgtcagtctggatctggaagtcccacagtatcttcgctctgtcattctccaccaccttcggaggtgtttcccattttgaccttggggtttccagtccatactccgcacagatgtttcggtagactatgccagccacctggttatggcgttccatgtaggctttccctgccagcatcttacaccctgcagttatgtgttggatcgtctcaggtgcctctttgcacaacctacaccttgggtcttgtctggtgtggtatatctgggcctcgatggctctggtgctcaaggcctgctcttgagaagccaggatgagtgcctctgtgttgtccttcaggccaggcctctctagccactgataggacttcttgagatcagccacttcagttatggttcggtggtacatcccgtgtaggggcttgtcctcccatgatggtccctcttccagcgcctcatcttctgttccccattgtctgagacattctctgagtacgtcatccgttggagccttctccttgatgtattcatggagcttggatgtttcatcctggacagtggctctcacactcactagtccccggcctccatcctttcggcttgcgtacagtctcagggtgctggattggggatggaaccctccatgcatggttaggagctttcgggtcctaacgtccgtggtctgaatctcttcctttggccaccttattattcctgcagggtatctgatcactggcaggacatagctgtttattgcccgggtcttattcttgccattgagctggcttcttaggacttgccccactcgctggaggtatttggccatagccactttccttgttgccagttcgaggttgccattggcttgtggtataccaaggtacttgtagctgtcctcaatgtctgctattgtttcttcagggagtgagaccccttcagtgcggactacctttcctctcttagtcacaatccgactgcatttctcaagcccgaatgacatcccgatgtcgctgatgtagatcctggttgtgtggatcagggaatctatgtccctttcgctcttagcatacagctttatgtcatccatgtagaggaggtgactgattgtagctccatttctgaggcggtatccatagcctgtcttggtgattactaggcttagggggttcagtcctatgcagaacagctgtggggagagtgcatcaccttggtatatgccacatttgatggacacttgggtaagtggcttgccattggcttcaagtgtggcatcaagtatatatatatatatatatatatatatatacattcattcattcatcttccgaaccgctttatcctcactagggtcgcggggggtgccggagcctatcccaccagtctacgggcagtaggcgggggacaccccgaattggttgccagccaatcgtgtgtatatatatgcccagagagagagagagaaaataaaactTACCAACTGACTGAAATGAAGTCATTTCCCCCCTCCGAACTGCACCCTTTGCAATTCGAAAACTGCATTCTTCTACGTCTATTTGAATTTGATTACATGTTCAGCCAAAGAATGATGGAAAAGGAAGAGCAGATTGATGATAGTACAATTCAGGCAACAGATGGCCAGACAGATGAATGACCGAGTCTAAAGACTGACAGGTACATAGCCAGACAGACAGACGTTGACAGACTGatagatggatgatggatggatggagttatgCATGGATGATATCGGTGGAgtgagagatagatagatagatttttaaATATCAAGAAAGAGCCGGATAGAGAGGTGAACAAATTAACCAACTAAGGGACAAACGGACAAGTCGATCAATTTAGTGATCGAATTGACGCCCTAAGTAGAATTATAGCCAGCAGTAAAGCTTTCACAGAGCAAAGTCAAAAAAGGTCTTAAAAAGAACATGTCAGCATGTTTCTGGTCACTTAAGAatgctttttgtcttctttctcACAAccatacattccaaaaacatttggcaGTCAAAGGCCATGCCCAAAAAGAAGCATGTTGGAATCTCCAGATGGGCAGTATCCAGACTGGGATCCGCAAACCATATAATCCACCCACCCAGATACTACATTGGTATGTCGTACATCGGCATG from the Hippocampus zosterae strain Florida chromosome 5, ASM2543408v3, whole genome shotgun sequence genome contains:
- the fpr1 gene encoding chemerin-like receptor 1 isoform X2 gives rise to the protein MMDVMGATPYYDINVSDASIANGTFYDDGDEYEDSDDHGELRQSLNIMSLIVYCLAFVLGVLGNGVVIWVTGFKMKKTVNTVWFLNLAVADFLFTAFLPLSVTYTAMDFHWPFGKFMCKLNSTISFLNMFASVYILMVISVDRCVSVVWPVWAQNYRSVQKASCVSLGVWLLALILSTPYFIFRDTGPSYNNDQIINCFNNFAFSDDYVTPQVTQVRYFRHQAMTMTRFFLGFVIPFTVIVSCYAVIIHRLRRNRTLASQSSRPFKIIAAVIATFFLCWAPYHILALIELVNHMTDYESEVLDHVITIGVPIATSLAYLNSCLNPLLYVFMGQDFKDKVRKSILKVLETAFQEEISRSYTYTNSMVTSRSKEKSLSEAE
- the fpr1 gene encoding chemerin-like receptor 1 isoform X1, encoding MMDVMGATPYYDINVSDASIANGTFYDDGDEYEDSDDHGELRQSLNIMSLIVYCLAFVLGVLGNGVVIWVTGFKMKKTVNTVWFLNLAVADFLFTAFLPLSVTYTAMDFHWPFGKFMCKLNSTISFLNMFASVYILMVISVDRCVSVVWPVWAQNYRSVQKASCVSLGVWLLALILSTPYFIFRDTGPSYNNDQIINCFNNFAFSDDYVTPQVTQVRYFRHQAMTMTRFFLGFVIPFTVIVSCYAVIIHRLRRNRTLASQSSRPFKIIAAVIATFFLCWAPYHILALIELVNHMTDYESEVLDHVITIGVPIATSLAYLNSCLNPLLYVFMGQDFKDKVRKSILKVLETAFQEEISRSYTYTNSMVTSRSKEKSLSEAEV